In Conger conger chromosome 9, fConCon1.1, whole genome shotgun sequence, the genomic stretch tatccctctctctctctctctctctctctctctctgcagatgacAAATCCAGCTATTCAGAATGACTTCAGTTATTACAGGAGGACTATCAGCAGGAACCGACTAAACAACCAGCAGGTAACTGAACTCTGTGGCGGGCTGTTAAGACCGATGTCACGCTGATAAAATCCAATTAGCGGATAAAGATCACGCCGAATATTCCAGACGCTCCACTGATTGCGTGTTGTAAGTGTGGGAAACCCACACTGTACATGCTCAACAGAGTGCTTGTCGACCTCACTCTCTGTTACCTTTTGAATAATGACAATAAACGCCCCTTTTACCCCTCCCGCTGCAGCTGGATGCTGAGAACGAGGTGAACAATGAAATGGCCAATCGAATGTCACTATTCTATGCGGAGGCTACGCCCATGCTGAAGACCCTCAGCAACGCCACCACTAAGTTTGTGTCAGAGGTGAGTCGTCAACAGGAGACATTTTCTCTCGATTCTCCTTTGGTTTCATTGGTCCCTTACATTGTGATCCATGTAGGCACACACAAAGGAACATGCACAAGAGAGGACCATAGGTACAGGCACCCACTGTTAAGGTGCTCCCTCTAGTGGCTGTGTATGGTACAGTACCAACGTCAGCTTTTGTTTCAGAACAAGACCCTGCCGATTGAGGATACGACAGACTGCTTGAGCACCATGGCGTGTGTATGCCGAGTCATGCTGGAGACCCCGTGAGTTCCACCTCCATCCCAGTCTTTCTCTCCCCTGTACCCCTTAAACCACTTCCTTCACACAGCATGGAGTCCTGACTTTCAAGATGGCTCccagataaatatttaaattgttaCCTGCAAGAGGAAAATATCTGTTCTTGACATTTTCTAACACAACTAGATCTCTGTTTACACACAACTTACACAACCTATGTAACTATATGCAGGCTAAGACAGGAACAATGATGAGGCTggctttgtttggttttataaTAGCAGAAATGCACAGAGCAGACCATCTGGAATAAAAATGGATCATGACACTAATGGATTACATTAAAATAGCCTTTGATCCGAAAGCACTTTCAAATTAAATCAGGACTCACTTCATCCACTACCAATGTGCAGCATCCGCCCACCTGTcacagcggccattttacagCTAAACTCTCACCGCCCACCATCTGAGGAGGAGACTGGGGAGAGAAGCTCTGTTAATCCAGTTAAGGGTAACAGAGTGAGCCGTGTCCAGGGGTTTTACCTCAAGTCCCTAACTggtccctctctgtcctccgtccgtccgtctgtccgcaGCGAGTACAGGTGCCGCTTCACCAACACGGACACCATGCTGTTCTGCATGCGGGTGATGGTGGGTGTCATCATCCTCTATGACCACGTCCACCCCGTGGGCGCCTTCGCCAAGACCTCCAAGATCGACGTAAGAGCCTCCTGACCGCCCCCAGGGTGGGacaccagagagagacagagggggagagaggcaggactAGCATGGCCGTTGCTAGCAAAGGGGTCAGAGACGCCGAAACAACTTGACCAAAATGGCAGAGATAATGGCTTTTCAGTGCACTGCCAATGCCAGGGAGGCTGTGGATCAGCTGAAAGTGCTAGTGTTAAAGACGTATTAGAAGGGAGCTCCTGCTGTTATGGCACCATTCTAGTGCATGGGttggccccacagtctggtactGAATTCGGACTGTGCCAGTGCCGCATTTGGCCAGCTGCGTGACAGGGTGATAGTACGGCTGATTGGACGTTGCCCTGGGAGTCAGTCGGGTTGCTCAGGTATCAGTCAGGCCGGATGACTGTGTCTGTCCCATCATGCACCAGTTACCTCTGCTAGCCGACTGGGCACTCCGAAGTCTGTTTAGCTGCATGTGAAGTGTTTTCCTCTGCCTAACGTCTGTGCAGGCTCAATCTGGTATGATAAGAAGTGGTGGCTGACTTCATGTGTTTCAGAGATCAGGGCAcatgcttgtctgtgctctcaGAGGTAGACAATGCATTTTGCAACATGATTGGGCATTCCAAAATTAAGGAGAAAACATTGCCAAAACAACTTGTCATCCATAGGTAATGCAATTACTGTCATACTAATTAGAAACCCAAGCAATGTCAATAACATCACAGattatttgtgcatgttaatAAAAAGATTATAGACTTATTCAGCAAGACACTGGTGACATAAAtctcatgaataaaaatattgaaaaactgCTGCCTACCaaattttgtgttgttttattgatCATTGGATAATAAACAGCATCCAAATTAAGCTTGTTTGTGAGAACAGTGTGCTAGTGTGTCTCTAATAGTGGCTGGTGGTTGTGAGTTATGGCATTCGAGCAGCAGGAGAGATCAGGTTCAGAGAGCCATGACATTTCCTCTCAGAGCCCCTGTTTGTGTCTTTGTTCTGCAGATGAAAGGCTGCATCAAGGTTTTGAAAGAACAGCCTTCAAACAGTGTGGAGGGACTACTGAATGCACTGAGGTCAGTACTGCAGAGGGATACTAATGCATGTACTCTGGCCAGTACTGTAGGGGGGACTACTGAATGCACTGAGGTCAGTACTGCTGGTGGATACTAATGCATGTACTCAGGTCAGTACAGGTGCATAAACTAAGGGCAGTACTGTAAATGAGAACTGATTGAATGCATGACACTTTAtgttgggggtgggtggggggttaaTGAATGAactgagaaactgaagaaggGAACTGCTGAAAGTACTGAGGGCTGCCAATATTGGCTCAGCTGTTTGCGCCATCTTTCAGGTAGCAAGAGGATGAGATCAGTCATGTCAGAACATGGGCAAGTCTGGGATCAGCAGTCTGAGACTCAGGGCTGTACCACTGTCAGTAGttaacctgctgaaaaaaacagctcaagctaggttttgaaacagctgatagctggttgaccagctcagaccagctccgcaCTCAAcgcagtttgaccagctcaagctatgttttgaaactgctggtagctggtcatttggAGCTGGctatagctggattttaaagCAGGGTAGAAGCAGAGTGTTAGTCTGGAATCAGCAGTCAGAGACTCAGGGCTGGTCTCGTAGTCAGTAGTTAGAAACTGAGGGCTAGTCTGAGATCAGCAGTCAGAGACTCAGGGCTGGTCTCGTAGTCAGTAGTTAGAAATTGAGGGCTAGTCTGGGATCAGCAGTCAGAGATTCAGGGTTGGACTATAGTCAGTAGATAGAACCCGGGGGTTAGTCTGGGATCAGTAGAAACTACTAGCTTGTGGTCAGTGAGGAGAAATGGTGAGTGATCCAGGTACAGAGGATCCGGTGTGAGGCACCTGCAGGAAGCACAGGGAGGCAGTTGGCAGGATGAATGGATTCATCTACAGGCACTATGATGAGGCCTATCTGGCTTATACAGGGATAAAAACAGATTCGCTCTATTTCTTTTCGACAGGTATACGACACGGCATCTAAATGATGACAGCACCTCCAAACAAATCAGAGCCATGCTgcaatgagagagggaggaggggagagaggagagggagcaggatggatggagaggggagaaagagagagagagagaaaaggcaaaGAAGGTACAAACAGGGGTGGCTGACAGTCTTGGGCGACCCAACCTCAGAAACCCGTTTGTTTACAAGAgtgaaatgcaaaacaatttCAATGTCAATAACCTGAaaagggggaaaagaaaaaaatatatattgtcaATCACTCATCTTCATGTCTCTCATTTtgtaaaaaaggagaaaatataGAGATAtatattaaagtaaaaaaaaagttaaaacagAATTACACACAAAGTAGAAGATGAACatagacaggagacaggagagtACATGGGGAATCTATATTAAAATTCTACggttaagaaaaagaaaaaaggtccaTATTCCAATGTAAGTCTGAAGAGTATTTTTGCACTCACAAAGAAAACAATGCCATCACTATGGTTTTACTGTAAAGAAAAAAGCTAGAAATTAAGTGTACAGTTAGACTCTATGTACCTGCATTTTGATTAATTTGATTTGACACCATGGCCTCATTTTACCCATAGTCATCTCTAGCTAGCCCATGACAAGGCCTCTTGCAatatgggtaatgtagttcttTTTATAAATGGCACAAATGATAAATTCCCTCAATGCTACTTCTTCTTCAGTTCAGTTACAATGATATTGATTGGGCAGTTATACATATCATGTCATATAGTATAAAGAAATTGAATAGGCTTGttataaaactataaaaaacattttcaggatATTTAAATCACCAAATGCAAATTACAGAGAgttatacatatactgtatatactcgaAAAGCACAGTATGAACACAAGAAGCTATTTTGTACGATGTTTGAATAAAATGGggtgctttttaaaaacacacaggtacacaataGTATACTAGAGTAATCCTTTCACTAGGTATTTTTATGGCCTTCAACAAAAACCTACAATAACACCACACAGATTGAGATTGGAAACACACTGTAGATAATTTGAACATTAAATAACACCTTGCACCTTAATTAACTTCTCCGAATTAGTCTTCACTTTGAATGGTGCTATAGCATTTGATGTAAAATGGCCTGAATCTGCTCCAGTCATTTCAGTGTTTTAGTCCTGAACTAACTAGTCTCCAGAGTAACGGGTTAAACCAGGATCCATCATCAATTCTATAGTACAGTCAACATTTACTCGCTATAGAAATATTGCCATAATGCTCCTTTGCTTTTAACTACAGTAACTGACTGTTTCTAAACTGTGACCTACACATCAAGGGGTTAGTGTGTTCCAATATGAGAAGATCAGTTCCCCTTAAGTATGCAGGCCCCAACAGTTCTCTATCAAATAAATCTCAAAAGCCGTGCCATGAGTTGGCCCGAGCATAgccattaaaaaacacaagtTAAATTGTTTTCTGGACTGTTTTTAGTCTGGggggaatattttattttcttccaagAGAACATGAACTGTCATCTCTGCTacgaaaatatatttaaaaggtaaCAAGGAAGACAAAGACTAGCTTAGCCGCTGCCCTAACGCAAAACGGGTGTCGAGGTCCACGACCCCATGACCCCGACTCCCGACCAATGAGAACAAAGCGAGCTGCGGGCGAAGTCGCGAGAGAAACGGTGTAAATAAGGGCGCGAgtctctaaaaaaaaaaccccaagctACTCCACCAGGCATCAAAGTAAGCTGGGTTTGGTTGGCTATGAAAATAATGTGCTTATGATCAACTAGAAAATCCTTCTTTTAGTATGaggcaattaaaaaataagtaatttaagtgggggattaaaaaaaaaaaatctaaggaGATAAACGCAGTGCTGTACCGTGGATGTCCATAGCCCTTAGAAAGTCAAACTTAATTTGATcttataatatattttctatacaggtatatgtgtacatgcatatactgtataaatatatagatGGCATGTTGTAAAAGTTCTGACGAGACGTGTAAATACAgtgtttttaattcatttttattgttcagTGAATCTGGATTGGGTATGTGTTGTCTATCTAACCCATGCTCTTGGCTTGGACCTTTGGACTTGCCGTAGTCATAGGTTTCAGATTTATTACTTCATATTGATGAAAGAAACTGAGAAGGGTGTCCATTTGCTtgttattttgtacattttgtgcaACAATAAACTTGTCATTTATTACATTCAGCCCCGTGTTGTGTGCCTTTTAATTCTCTTTTTTCAATTGCAgacaatagcctagctcacctgagaaaaataaacacacaacccGGTTTCACTGCAGTCTAAATAAACATTAGTTGAactaacaagcaaacaaacagcagaATCACACTACAGTGACTACTAAACTTAAAGttaaaaacagcagaaataAGCAATACTTAGCTAATCCTGGAGAAGACGTCACACGGTGGAGAACacaaatgtgtgcattttttaCTATAGGTGGAACAATACTGAACATTATTTTTCCAACATGGAACTTTATTTGCTTGGCTCAgtttttgtaaaatgaaatagGCTGTACACTGTAAGCTccattaaaatgtgaatttattAGCACAAAGTAAGAGAGCATACAGTGAACATACAGACTCTTTCATTTTACATGCAGTTGTCTGGTTTTCAGTTTGTCACCTGGCTGAGACTTGGATATATGTGTACTTTCTGTGATTCGGTTTCTCAACCAAAATTGAACAACAAATTTAAATTTGGTGCACAAGCTACACACGCCTctacatatttatattacagAGGTTATGTTAGGGTCATTCAACAAGATGTACCAAggtgaaataaagaaatgtacCAAGGTGACCTGCCATCAAGAAGATTCCCATGCATAACAGAGCTTGACTCAAGGTTCATTCTGAACTGATTCAGGTCTCAGCAGTTCAATGGCCTGggcatgcacattcacacatacataaacaatcCCATTTACTGTTCCTTTGCAAATTGACTCCGAGAACCCTCCTGACCTTTCTTTCTTATCCATGCTTACCACTGTACACCTCACCCAtagtgggggaggggcagaATAGAGTTGTGTATCAGAGTGTGGGTCGAAGCCTTTTTACCCTCTGTAGTGTGAGAAACATTTTCTGCACAAGACCCTTCACAGCTGTACACAATGGGGGAGGGGCAAAATACAATTGTGTAGAGTGTATGAGAATGTGGGCATCTTCCAAAATCATCTGTCACATAGTGAGTTGGTGGAGGAGGTGCCCAAACAAGAGGACAATGTGAAATTTACTTCTGATCATGAGAGTGAATTTGAGAAAGATGACTgcccccagcagcagcagcagaaaggGCATATGTATATTTCCAGGAATGGCCAGGTCGAATGGTCTTCAGCACCACTGAAAGCACCACCATGCTCAGCTGCCACTGTAACAAGGATGGGCCCCGGGCCACACGCATGGTGGTGTCACTGTCACTGGCATCATGGCTGCCTTTGAGCTCCTGATTCCTAGCTTGATGCAAAAAGAATATTCTGGAAATTACCAATCTTGATAGTAGCCATGGTTTTGGAGAGCAGTGGGATCCTCATTCTAGCAGAGGTCTATAGATGAAATGGAGAGTCAACAAAAAGTCTATGGGCTCAGACAGGAAGAGCTCTTTTTTAGATGCATAAAGAcctcatttcattttgatttctcACAGTTAACATGATATTAGCTCCCTGTCTTCATCATAGTGGACTTTTCATCAAAACCGAATGACAGTTATGGTCTTTCAGAGGTAAATAACAACTACTACTAACCATAAATATAGTTTATATTGGTAATAATTGAGAAGATAAGATATATTgatattaaaattaatttcataattgTATGGTTGTAAATAGATGACCCAGGTTACTATAGGCCAGCTAACAGTACAGCTAATTATTGAACAGAACAGGAGGGTTAAAGTCATATTTAACTGTAAAACAACATatacaggaaatgacatcaagCATCCAGGTGATATGTCTAATAGGAGGAAGCCATTCCTATCATCAGTCCATCAACTTCGATGGGACACCAACAACAAAACAGAGAAACTACATTCTCATGTTCATACGTCACTTAACTATCTATTTATTTGTCATCgattgaacatgaacatgactgACAGCAATGTATCGTTCTTTGTTAAGAACAATAAATTAAACAAGGAGCCTGGGATGAAAGTGCTTTCTTGAACAGTGGCAATCCCTGCAGAATTCGGAAACTATTAGTTTCCGAATTGACcaaaacattcatttgaatTAGTCTTAGCAAACACCACAGATCAGGGGATCTGGCAGCAAAGGGTAACATTTGAATTAAACACAAACAAGGACCCCGCTTGCTGTCAGATGCCAACACCTCATCCTGGATTATTCCTTACACATGTcgtaaattcagttttgtaggCTTTTACTGAATTTGCTGGAAGGCTTGGCTGCTGAGTgaggattatccagctactgagcagactgttcacacacacattttctatgtgtctggccattttgcatggTTAGAGATTGGGAGAGTAGGCTATATGAGAAGCACTGCATGTGGCACAGGTAAGGACAATTGTCACAATATTTTCAGAGGCCTTTGTGGAAAATTGAAATATATAATTCTGCACTAAAGTATCCAGCTAATGAAAATGACAATgcagaagaaccactcagctGATGTTTGCTTTGTCTGCCTTCATTCATATACGGTGGTCAAAGACGGAATACTGCTTTCCTGGTTTATTTTGAGCAAacaagtgttttgaaaaatttGTTTCCTCAGcgttttttgtgctttttagaGCTTTTGTGCCTTTTTAGTGCATTGCTAAACCTTGGTTATGGTTCAGGTGTGCTCGCATACCGTGTGCTTTTGATtaattgccttgaaaaacttGAATCAAAGTTTATGTGATAGTGTTGTGTAAGGTACATTTCAGGCATATTTCATTGCTACTGTAGATCctgataaaaaacaatgaagttaaagtatttttattcattttgtgagAATCATGTTCTTCCGTGTATGCACCGTCTTTTTGAGTTTCTCTGTAGCCCCTTTTCTAGTTGGAGAGCTTTCGTGTGCTGTGAAAGGAATGACACGcctgacctctggtggcaattactGGCAATGCATGGGAAGACCCGGAAGTGTTGGGATTTAaagatggcgggctccttgtttacttttgtGTTGAATTCAAATGTTACTCTTTGCTGTCAGATGCCCTGATCCTACCTATTAATGCTATTGTTATTTTTACCGTTTGCACTGATTCTTTCAAGCATGGCCACTTACGTCAGCTGTTGGTGACTGCTTCGGGAAAGAGGAGGTCGGAGATGAGGACACCatgcagccaatagcaggattCATAACCCCAGGACTCCGTGTCCCTACCTCGGAGGGACTTTGATGTCTAAATATGTTCAAATAAACATCAAAGTTTGTGTTTGAGTTACTTCCGGttgcagatttgtcttgtttgtaactgctgccagtttaggctgtccttaTAAGGCATATATGCTTGCTATGCATGATTTCGCACTCACCCTGTGACTGagaaccatggccagaacccAGTAATGGAGGACCTATAAGAGGTAGGTTTCTTGTGCTTGCTCAggcagcacatatactaaaataGCAACGATACAGAGCAGATTAGCATGGCCCCTAACAGACTGCACGTTCTTCTCATTGCAGAAAGGAGGGGCCCATGGGGCCCGTGTGCCCTGAGATTGGCAAGTGCTACGTCACAGGTTCAATCCCACCCCTGGCTCCTTTTGGAAGGGCCAAATTGCAGGTGTTATGTGCATGCAGAATTCAAATGTTGTCAATTCATGGGCCAAATTGCATGACCTGGAAAGGAAAGGGCAAAATAGTATAGAAACTGCATAGGAACTGCACCCttcgagcactttattaggtatttattagacttcttttgtagacttctactgctgtatccTGAagcctgctcactggatttttttagtttttttgcaccatttgttgcaaactctagagactagtttgCTTGAAAATCGGTCaaacatcacatttttttccccattctgatggtttttCATGGTTCAGAACTGTCATGTCCGTGCCCTTCTAtagtttttcccttttctatgttCTCTGCTTTtacccatttacatttttacattttagtcatttggcagacgcttttaatccaaagcaatttacaagtgcataggttctaccataagtcaacgCATCACATCAGCCCTTACTTTACCTCTCTCCCCATTGCGTGTCTCCACCCCCATGCTCCTTCCTGTcttgtcccagctgtttctcattGCTTTTCATCATCGCTTGGTCTTTTTGGCCCACAACCCTGACAAAACAAACTAGTCAGTACAAGAACCAGTGGGCTCGaggatttattttttgacttgtttctttggtttttccACCGCCACCATAAGGAGAGTCAGAAACCGATTGGTGGGCAAACTCCCCCCAAGGGAACAGCCTGATATCAGAATACTCTTCCCAATTAATAAGGGCCTGtgcaatatattttttgatgGACTCTCTGAACATTTGAGGGACGAACTTGGGCCCAACTCTCAGGTCCGGTCAAGGTCCAGTTGGCTACTCCATCCCGAGTCCAGTCTCCTGCTTCGCTCCAGACTCAGCTCCCAGAACCACGCAAGGTCCAGCTTCCTGATCCTGTTGGTTAATTATGTTAGGCCCATTTCCTATTGATTTCCATATAAAAAAATCCAAAGTTTTTCAGGGCTTATCATTTTAGCTGCTTCCCGGTGGGGTGTTTTTAAGAATATTTTAACACTGTCTTGcacatatttttttggtttcgTCATATGGCCCATTTCCAATTCATTTCAGTCGAAAAACTCACAATTTTAAAACGGCTCGAATTTGGCCCGTTCCTCAGGTTCGCTGCTTATCATTTTCCCTGATTCCCGGTAAGACGTTTTCCCAATCTGTTCTACACTTTCTTGCTGATTGTTCGCTTTTAGGGACTTTCTATTTTTAAAGCAGATTTTTTGCTTTTCAGAGTGGAACCTTCTATTTTAAGAAAGCAGATGGTTCACTTTTCAGAGTGGAACCTTCTATTTTAAGAAAGCAGCTGGTTCACTTTTCAAAATAGATAGATACAAATAAGTGGCATCAAATTAGGTACGTAGGTTCGTAAGTAGCTAGCCATGCAGCTACTTCGTGCAAGCACGAAATATTACTTTTTCTAATTATAAATTTACATGATATAAACGTTGCCtttaacagaacaaaaaaagacaccaaAGCTAGCCAGCTctgaattgaaaatataaataatttcaaacgTACTCAAAAATAGCTGTAGTGAAAAGGAGAGCTACGATCACGTGGTGAAGTAGGAACAAACATGTGATTCAATTTAGAACGAGCTGGTCATCTGAGTGGCTGAGCACACTTGTAAAAGTTGTCATTTGGAACAAGGGTGGCTTCTTGGAATGAAATATGGGCGAATTTGCCATTCTTTGACTTTTAAGAGGAGGGCCTTTGATAGAGGGCAGCCTGTAATAtagtgggacccgcaaggtcattggttcctgctcagtctaatcagcTATAGGTCGCTTTGGacgaaagcgtcagctaaataacaaattattatttattgataacTAGTATTGTAGCTACTAGACCGaacatcctcaggatggccttCACAGTGGCACAGTGTTATTTTCAGTGGCACAGtattattttgttgggaatgtggaaaaaaaaacggcAATGTTGGGTGGATTACTTGGAAAATGTAATCCGGTATTGATTACAAATTACAGGATGTAAATAATAGCATCATCTATTGTATTGCTGAAAAGGTGCAATCAACGCAGCTGACTTTTTTGTTACTTCCAGTAGCATAAGGCATGTACATTTCTTCTGTTATCAAAATACATCAGTCTTGTAGACTGGTTTCTGGCTTTATTTCCTCTTTGAACCACACACCCAGATAAAAGCACAAATTCAACTCTCTGCTCAtcccatgtgtgtgtttatttttatacatatatataaaaataaaaaatcgaTTCAGATTCAAGGCTTCACAATAACCCACAGTCTTTTCTGATCCCTTAGACCCTCTGGTGCTGGTGTTAGAACTAAACTGTTCCGGAGGCTAGAATTAAAAGACATGGTGAGACAACCTTTGATTATCACTGCCCAGGCCTTTGGAATAGCCTGCAGAAGGGTCTTTGTGACATTCAAGACATGTGGTGTTGTAGTTCTGTATGAAATGTGgtgtaaaaatatttgtttccttAGCAATGCCTGTATTCCCATTCGGCCTACAGAGGCAGGTGGAAGGTGCGCTGCAAAGCGTATGCTTAAGCTAGATATTATTCTACTTTTCTGAATAATTGCACTTGTTTCAATTTGGTGCAGTGTGGACGCATGCTGACAACAGTGCTGCTGCGGTAGAacgtctctcgggtaaggttACTTGCTGTAAGTCTGCCCCATATCACGATAACTTGGTGTAGAATCaacatgttagctagctagctagctaacggcaTGTGGCCATAGTCCTTCTCCTCCGTGTCATGCATTTTACAGTAACCCCCTTTTTAAGAATCATTTTAACACAAGAGGTGACACTGAACGAGTGAAACACTTGCACGCAGCTATAGGTCGGCTCCACGCTACAGCTCCAGAACCATGGCTtctagtaaaaaaataaaaataaaatactggcCTATCCGGAGACAACAGGACGCTGTCCATGGTTCTGATGAAGACACTAACTAGTCCACAGACATCAACTAGAATGCGACTGTTACTGAAGCGTTTTGTTAAAGCTCTGTGAATCTAGCAACAATTAGACTCCCTGTACAGAACTTCCGGTCTaaacttcctgtgattttccatcaaaataaaagctgcggggtaacgttaaataatgaaAGCATAGTTACCACGTTGTCTGCGCTCTCACATgattaccattgtttaaatgcatttcttaaCAACTTATAACAGTCAGCAAacaactagcttgctatttgactagttaTTATGATGCAGACCAAGCATAAACACAGTCGGTTCAgtaacagctcatttgcatacctgctttACCAAATGAAAAGGGGCATACATTTAATATATGTATATCTAtgatattatacatttattatctacaTTTAttatcatgttcccagcaattgttgctctATTTACAGTGCGGTATGAGCATGCAAtactattgactgtcaattgccaaccagctcatttgcatagctgataactccaAAACTATAAATTATTagcaaatgaaagggggtatagatTTACTCtaaatgaaggggggggggggtacatttATTCTgtagacccatatctttaatattgtgcagtcttttctgtgaaatcatgttcccagcatgTCAGTGGCAACTGATAGTCCATAGCATTGTATGGCCGCCCCACattggaaacacagcaacaattactaagaacatgatttcacagaaagtactgtacattattaaagatatgggtctttATAGTAattgtataccccctttcatttggtaacaatatATTGAGTAATTAACTATGCAAATCAGCTGGTTGTGAA encodes the following:
- the fam49al gene encoding CYFIP-related Rac1 interactor A isoform X1, which encodes MGNLLKVLSCAELEHGQIVFLDFEHAQPTEAETAVWNQVSAVLEEAHGILAELQSYNGAGQEIREAIQNPSDLQLQEKAWNAVCPLVAKLKRFYEFSLRLENALRSLLEALTSPPYAPMQHLEREQALAKQFAEILHFTLSFDELKMTNPAIQNDFSYYRRTISRNRLNNQQLDAENEVNNEMANRMSLFYAEATPMLKTLSNATTKFVSENKTLPIEDTTDCLSTMACVCRVMLETPEYRCRFTNTDTMLFCMRVMVGVIILYDHVHPVGAFAKTSKIDMKGCIKVLKEQPSNSVEGLLNALRSVLQRDTNACTLASTVGGTTECTEVYDTASK
- the fam49al gene encoding CYFIP-related Rac1 interactor A isoform X4, producing the protein MGNLIKVLGKDLENCPHFFLDFENAQPTEAETAVWNQVSAVLEEAHGILAELQSYNGAGQEIREAIQNPSDLQLQEKAWNAVCPLVAKLKRFYEFSLRLENALRSLLEALTSPPYAPMQHLEREQALAKQFAEILHFTLSFDELKMTNPAIQNDFSYYRRTISRNRLNNQQLDAENEVNNEMANRMSLFYAEATPMLKTLSNATTKFVSENKTLPIEDTTDCLSTMACVCRVMLETPEYRCRFTNTDTMLFCMRVMVGVIILYDHVHPVGAFAKTSKIDMKGCIKVLKEQPSNSVEGLLNALRYTTRHLNDDSTSKQIRAMLQ
- the fam49al gene encoding CYFIP-related Rac1 interactor A isoform X3, which translates into the protein MGNLLKVLSCAELEHGQIVFLDFEHAQPTEAETAVWNQVSAVLEEAHGILAELQSYNGAGQEIREAIQNPSDLQLQEKAWNAVCPLVAKLKRFYEFSLRLENALRSLLEALTSPPYAPMQHLEREQALAKQFAEILHFTLSFDELKMTNPAIQNDFSYYRRTISRNRLNNQQLDAENEVNNEMANRMSLFYAEATPMLKTLSNATTKFVSENKTLPIEDTTDCLSTMACVCRVMLETPEYRCRFTNTDTMLFCMRVMVGVIILYDHVHPVGAFAKTSKIDMKGCIKVLKEQPSNSVEGLLNALRYTTRHLNDDSTSKQIRAMLQ
- the fam49al gene encoding CYFIP-related Rac1 interactor A isoform X2; the protein is MGNLIKVLGKDLENCPHFFLDFENAQPTEAETAVWNQVSAVLEEAHGILAELQSYNGAGQEIREAIQNPSDLQLQEKAWNAVCPLVAKLKRFYEFSLRLENALRSLLEALTSPPYAPMQHLEREQALAKQFAEILHFTLSFDELKMTNPAIQNDFSYYRRTISRNRLNNQQLDAENEVNNEMANRMSLFYAEATPMLKTLSNATTKFVSENKTLPIEDTTDCLSTMACVCRVMLETPEYRCRFTNTDTMLFCMRVMVGVIILYDHVHPVGAFAKTSKIDMKGCIKVLKEQPSNSVEGLLNALRSVLQRDTNACTLASTVGGTTECTEVYDTASK